A genomic stretch from Pararhizobium sp. IMCC21322 includes:
- a CDS encoding N-acetylmuramoyl-L-alanine amidase, translating into MGRQLCAVLLVVTALTGCFANGAAAEDGAEPVRTIDARAAGNSDRTRFVIDLEKAVEFAAFTLADPYRVVIDVPELDFSDLNENSRDGRGLVGTFRYGLIAKGKSRMVLDLTEPVNIDESFVLEPLEGQPARLVFDLVPASREEFLEGVGKLKSVGTLPTRSPLASVPTPKGPGKMVIVLDPGHGGIDDGAIGPGGAKEKELVLNFAKDVRDALKAFGHFEILMTRDDDTFVALDERVEFARTNGAQLMVSFHADTVTQAYVRGATVYTLDETASDGVSKALADKENRSDTIAGVELTDKPDDVADILIDLARRETKNLSIAFARRLLGDIKPEMKLNKNPRRSADFRVLKAPDVPSVLVELGYLSNSGDEKLLESPAWRKKVAARFALSIEIFFSRMPKNAG; encoded by the coding sequence TTGGGGCGGCAACTTTGCGCTGTGCTTCTGGTGGTCACGGCTTTGACGGGTTGTTTTGCCAATGGTGCGGCTGCCGAGGATGGTGCTGAACCTGTCCGTACAATCGATGCGCGCGCCGCTGGTAATTCTGACCGCACGCGATTCGTCATTGATTTGGAGAAGGCGGTTGAGTTTGCAGCCTTTACTCTTGCCGATCCCTATCGCGTTGTGATCGATGTTCCCGAGCTTGATTTTTCCGATCTCAATGAAAATAGCCGAGATGGTCGCGGGCTGGTCGGGACGTTTCGATACGGTCTGATCGCCAAAGGCAAATCCCGAATGGTGCTTGATCTCACCGAGCCTGTAAATATTGACGAATCTTTCGTGCTGGAGCCGCTTGAAGGGCAACCGGCACGCCTCGTGTTTGATCTTGTTCCAGCCAGTCGGGAAGAATTCCTTGAAGGCGTTGGCAAACTCAAATCTGTTGGTACTTTGCCAACCAGATCGCCGCTGGCTTCCGTTCCGACCCCGAAGGGTCCGGGCAAGATGGTCATTGTGCTGGATCCCGGGCATGGGGGCATCGATGATGGTGCCATCGGCCCGGGCGGTGCCAAGGAGAAGGAGCTTGTCCTCAACTTTGCCAAGGATGTTCGGGACGCGCTTAAGGCATTTGGTCATTTTGAAATTCTGATGACCCGCGATGATGACACTTTTGTGGCTCTTGACGAGCGCGTTGAATTTGCCCGCACAAATGGTGCGCAATTGATGGTGTCTTTTCACGCTGATACGGTAACGCAAGCCTATGTCCGTGGGGCGACGGTCTACACATTGGATGAAACGGCATCCGATGGGGTGTCGAAAGCGTTGGCGGACAAGGAAAACCGATCCGATACGATTGCCGGCGTCGAGCTGACAGACAAGCCTGATGACGTTGCGGATATTTTGATAGATCTGGCCAGACGCGAAACCAAAAACCTGTCCATCGCATTTGCCCGTCGATTGTTGGGCGACATAAAACCGGAGATGAAACTGAACAAAAACCCACGCAGATCGGCAGATTTCAGGGTTTTGAAGGCACCCGATGTTCCTTCCGTTCTGGTGGAGTTGGGATATCTGTCCAATTCAGGTGATGAGAAGCTGCTGGAATCACCGGCATGGCGGAAGAAAGTGGCAGCCAGATTTGCACTTTCGATTGAAATATTTTTTAGTCGGATGCCCAAAAACGCCGGATGA
- a CDS encoding ribonuclease E/G has protein sequence MANKMLIDASQPEETRVAVVKGNKVEEFDFEAANRVQLRGNIYLAKVTRVEPSLQAAFVDYGGNRHGFLAFSEIHPDYYQIPIADRQALLDEEAADEIEAKEIGDSDLDGVSEAQAEDGSDEADDNSDEPTGKTIAEAADTDDSVSQKVSANDELDTDAGEASSDGDAEDTPGVEIVGAEDALEEVPERRRPRRRQYKIQEVIKRRQVLLVQVVKEERGNKGAAMTTYLSLAGRYSVLMPNTARGGGISRKITNPADRKRLKTVANSLEVAKGMGVILRTAGANRTKPEIKRDFEYLLRLWENVRTLTLQSSAPCLVYEEGSLVKRSIRDLYSKDIDEIQVAGDAGYREAKDFMKMLMPSHAKNVKLYKAEKSLFSAFGIEPQLDAMFSPQVTLKSGGYLVINPTEALVSVDVNSGKSTREHNIEDTAVQTNLEAAEEVARQLRLRDLAGLIVIDFIDMDERRNNNAVERKLKDCLKSDRARIQVGRISPFGLMEMSRQRIRTGVLESTTVVCDHCEGTGYVRSPASISLQVLRGLEDHLAKHSNNNVAVKVRTEVALYILNQKRSNLAELEIRFGVQVTVEADNSVTMQGFTLEKGERAEARARPVDRAALVSVDSIEPVEEDDELEAEIVAEEPDQEEEPKRKRRRRRRKRGGNSDQNGQQDTSANADDAESSDDTSEASDVNEDSADDSEDGEDGDGQPRKRRRGKRGGRRNRRKRGDTEENAEAEVQSEAGEANGAEKSAEAEESGEPADDVAQETPDEEAVKADEVVEKPKRRRTRKPRAKKADTVVDAVPDAAVPANADFDTGVPAEASQDEATPAAAEVANGAAEPIDESPVEPEPVAALEMPTELVAESSAVPAVELAPEPPAPEPAAPKRSGWWRRK, from the coding sequence ATGGCAAATAAAATGCTTATCGATGCCTCCCAACCGGAAGAAACCCGGGTGGCAGTCGTCAAGGGCAACAAAGTTGAAGAGTTCGACTTTGAAGCTGCAAACCGGGTTCAACTAAGGGGAAATATCTATCTCGCAAAAGTAACAAGGGTAGAGCCGTCACTTCAGGCCGCCTTTGTGGACTATGGCGGCAACCGCCATGGTTTCCTTGCGTTCAGCGAGATACATCCCGACTATTATCAAATTCCGATAGCGGATCGTCAGGCACTCCTGGATGAGGAAGCTGCCGATGAGATTGAGGCCAAGGAAATTGGCGACTCAGATCTTGATGGCGTTTCCGAAGCGCAGGCGGAAGATGGTTCTGATGAAGCTGACGACAACTCAGACGAGCCAACTGGCAAAACTATCGCCGAGGCTGCAGACACGGACGACAGCGTAAGTCAGAAAGTGTCCGCCAATGACGAATTGGACACCGATGCTGGTGAAGCTTCCAGTGATGGCGATGCTGAGGATACGCCGGGAGTTGAAATAGTTGGCGCAGAGGATGCGCTGGAGGAAGTTCCCGAACGCCGCCGTCCTCGCCGCCGCCAATACAAAATTCAGGAAGTCATCAAAAGACGCCAGGTTTTGCTGGTTCAGGTCGTTAAAGAGGAACGTGGCAACAAGGGCGCCGCAATGACAACTTATTTGTCATTGGCCGGTCGCTATTCTGTTTTGATGCCGAACACAGCCCGTGGCGGCGGAATCTCCCGCAAAATCACCAATCCTGCAGATCGTAAACGTCTGAAAACAGTGGCAAATTCTCTGGAAGTCGCCAAGGGAATGGGTGTGATCCTGCGCACGGCTGGTGCAAACCGGACAAAACCGGAAATCAAGCGCGATTTTGAGTATCTTCTGCGCTTGTGGGAAAACGTCCGAACGTTGACGTTGCAATCCAGCGCGCCCTGTCTGGTCTATGAAGAAGGTAGCCTTGTCAAACGCTCTATCCGTGATCTTTACAGCAAGGATATAGACGAAATTCAGGTTGCTGGTGATGCGGGCTATCGTGAAGCCAAAGACTTCATGAAAATGTTGATGCCGAGCCACGCCAAGAACGTCAAACTCTACAAAGCCGAGAAATCCCTGTTTTCAGCTTTCGGAATTGAACCGCAACTGGATGCCATGTTCTCGCCTCAGGTAACCCTGAAATCCGGTGGGTACCTGGTTATCAATCCAACTGAAGCACTTGTGTCCGTTGACGTGAACTCGGGAAAATCCACCCGAGAGCACAACATTGAGGACACCGCAGTCCAGACCAATCTGGAAGCTGCGGAAGAAGTTGCACGTCAATTGCGGCTTCGTGATCTGGCTGGCTTGATTGTGATTGATTTCATCGACATGGATGAACGTCGCAACAACAATGCTGTTGAACGCAAGTTGAAAGACTGCCTCAAATCTGATCGAGCCCGCATTCAGGTAGGGCGCATATCGCCGTTTGGTTTGATGGAAATGTCACGCCAGCGTATTCGGACCGGCGTTCTGGAAAGTACAACCGTTGTCTGTGACCATTGTGAGGGAACTGGTTATGTCCGTTCCCCCGCCTCTATTTCTTTGCAGGTGTTACGCGGTCTGGAAGACCATTTGGCGAAGCACTCCAACAACAATGTTGCGGTAAAAGTGCGCACAGAGGTCGCGCTTTATATTCTCAACCAGAAACGCAGCAACCTTGCAGAACTTGAAATACGGTTTGGTGTGCAGGTGACTGTAGAAGCCGATAACTCCGTCACCATGCAAGGCTTTACCCTTGAAAAAGGCGAGCGTGCAGAAGCACGTGCACGGCCAGTGGACAGAGCGGCGCTTGTGAGCGTGGACAGTATCGAGCCCGTTGAAGAAGACGATGAGCTGGAAGCGGAAATAGTCGCAGAAGAACCCGATCAGGAAGAAGAACCAAAGCGCAAACGACGTCGGCGTCGGCGCAAGCGCGGCGGTAACTCTGATCAGAACGGCCAGCAGGATACATCTGCAAACGCCGATGACGCAGAATCCTCTGACGACACATCCGAAGCAAGTGATGTCAACGAAGACAGCGCTGATGATAGTGAAGACGGTGAAGATGGCGATGGCCAGCCGAGAAAACGTCGGCGTGGCAAACGCGGAGGCCGCCGCAACCGCCGCAAACGTGGTGATACGGAAGAGAACGCAGAAGCTGAGGTGCAATCAGAAGCCGGCGAAGCCAATGGTGCTGAAAAATCCGCAGAGGCTGAAGAATCTGGCGAACCTGCAGATGACGTAGCACAAGAGACGCCAGACGAAGAGGCAGTCAAAGCCGACGAAGTGGTCGAAAAACCAAAGCGCCGGAGAACCCGCAAGCCAAGGGCCAAGAAAGCTGACACAGTTGTCGATGCAGTGCCTGACGCAGCGGTTCCTGCTAACGCTGATTTTGATACCGGTGTTCCTGCTGAAGCCTCACAGGATGAAGCGACACCTGCTGCCGCAGAAGTGGCAAATGGTGCAGCTGAGCCGATTGATGAAAGCCCGGTTGAACCGGAACCAGTCGCTGCATTGGAAATGCCGACAGAGCTGGTCGCGGAAAGCAGTGCTGTACCAGCGGTCGAATTGGCACCTGAGCCACCAGCGCCTGAACCTGCTGCACCGAAACGCAGCGGATGGTGGCGTCGCAAATAA
- a CDS encoding AMP nucleosidase, with the protein MIERPDMDWSDVLLMPEPMSTMVTMDVDEAVDRLVEIYERNSSFIQTHFRQLLEEGTPQGRVRACYPFARLTTTRYTRPDSRSSYGFVAGPGTYQTTLSRPDLFRGYLIEQFGKLIGSHGVGIEIGESDSPIPLHFAFPEGMHVEGGLSQRLDVQLREVFDVPDLAVTDDAIANGEYETLPGEPMPLAAFPAQRVDYSLHRLAHYTATSSNHFQNFVLFTNYQFYIDEFCALAHEIMRSGEGEYECFVEPGNVITKMGDDAPCEGTAPSRLPQMPAYHLCRKGHSGVTLVNIGVGPSNAKTITDHIAVLRPAVWLMLGHCAGLRNSQRLGDYVLAHGYVREDHVLDADLPTWVPIPPLAEVQVALEQAVAEVTGLTGYELKSVMRTGTVATIDNRNWELRDHREPVQRFSQSRAIALDMESATIAANGFRFRVPYGTLLCVSDKPLHGELKLPGMASDFYKRQVAQHLKIGIRAVEKMREMPAERLHSRKLRSFAETAFQ; encoded by the coding sequence ATGATTGAAAGACCGGACATGGACTGGAGTGACGTTCTGCTGATGCCAGAGCCGATGAGCACCATGGTAACGATGGATGTTGACGAGGCAGTTGACCGATTGGTGGAAATCTATGAGCGCAATTCCAGCTTCATCCAGACCCATTTTCGGCAGTTGCTGGAGGAAGGTACGCCGCAAGGTCGGGTGAGGGCCTGCTACCCTTTTGCCAGGCTGACTACAACGCGTTACACGCGGCCAGATTCTCGCTCTTCATATGGATTTGTTGCCGGCCCTGGCACCTATCAAACCACGCTGAGCCGGCCGGATCTTTTTCGCGGCTACCTGATTGAGCAATTCGGCAAGCTGATTGGCAGCCATGGCGTTGGAATTGAAATCGGCGAAAGTGATTCACCGATCCCTCTGCATTTTGCCTTTCCTGAAGGGATGCATGTGGAAGGCGGATTGTCTCAGCGGCTTGATGTTCAGCTTCGTGAAGTTTTTGACGTGCCTGATCTGGCAGTTACCGATGATGCTATTGCGAATGGAGAGTATGAAACACTGCCCGGTGAGCCGATGCCGCTTGCGGCTTTTCCAGCGCAACGGGTCGATTATTCACTGCATCGTCTGGCGCATTACACGGCCACCAGTTCAAATCATTTCCAGAACTTTGTTCTGTTTACAAACTACCAATTCTATATTGACGAGTTTTGCGCCCTTGCCCATGAGATCATGAGAAGCGGTGAGGGGGAATACGAGTGTTTTGTAGAACCCGGTAACGTCATCACCAAAATGGGCGATGATGCGCCGTGTGAGGGGACCGCCCCTTCGCGTCTGCCGCAAATGCCAGCATATCATTTGTGTCGCAAGGGGCACAGTGGCGTTACCCTGGTCAATATTGGTGTCGGTCCGTCCAACGCCAAAACCATTACTGATCACATTGCAGTGCTGAGACCTGCAGTGTGGCTGATGCTGGGACACTGCGCGGGATTGCGCAACTCACAGCGTCTGGGCGATTATGTTCTGGCCCATGGCTATGTTCGGGAAGATCACGTTCTGGATGCGGACCTGCCGACCTGGGTTCCAATTCCGCCGCTTGCTGAGGTGCAGGTGGCACTGGAGCAGGCTGTGGCAGAGGTTACTGGTCTGACCGGTTACGAGCTGAAGAGCGTTATGCGTACCGGGACAGTGGCGACCATTGACAATCGTAATTGGGAACTGCGGGATCACAGGGAGCCCGTACAGCGGTTTTCCCAGTCGCGCGCAATTGCCCTGGATATGGAAAGCGCAACCATTGCGGCCAATGGCTTCCGATTCCGGGTGCCCTATGGAACGCTGCTTTGCGTCTCAGACAAGCCGTTGCACGGTGAGTTGAAGCTTCCTGGGATGGCCAGCGATTTTTATAAACGGCAGGTTGCCCAGCATTTAAAAATTGGCATTCGGGCGGTTGAGAAAATGCGTGAGATGCCGGCAGAAAGACTTCATAGCCGCAAGCTAAGGAGCTTTGCTGAAACAGCATTTCAGTGA
- a CDS encoding NADP-dependent malic enzyme: MADGDTSKDTRSANDDFDQNALFYHEFPKPGKLEIRATKPLGNQRDLALAYSPGVAAPCLAIEQDPALAYNYTARGNLVGVISNGTAVLGLGAIGPLASKPVMEGKAVLFKKFAGIDVFDIEVDETGVDQFVNVVRALEPTFGGINLEDIKAPECFQIERALREKMNIPVFHDDQHGTAIIVGAAVLNGMELAGKKLDEIKVVASGAGAAALACLNMLVSLGVQRQNIWVTDIEGVVYEGRETLMDEWKGVFAQKTDLRTLHDVIEGADVFLGLSAGRVLKQPMVKLMAAKPLIMALANPNPEIMPEDALEARPDAMICTGRSDYSNQVNNVLCFPYIFRGALDVGATTINEDMKHAAVRAIAALAREEPTEVVAQAYGGTSHTFGPQYLIPSPFDQRLIIRIAPAVAKAAMESGVSTRPIDDMRAYKDRLSQFVFKSGLLMKPIFAEAQKNLSRIIFADGEDERILRAAQVLVEDAIAIPILIGRPSVMDSRAERFGLRFRPGQDCEIINPEDDPRYRDYVDLFFSKVGRKGVNNDAARTIVRTNNTVIAALALERGDVDAMICGLEGRYDKHVRDIRNIIGLKKGAHDYSSLSLLINGSGGYFLTDTYVTEDPSPEEIAQMTILAAHHIRQFGIDPKAALLSHSNFGSRDTATAKKMRDALTVLRDLNVDFEVDGEMHGDAALSTAMREKAMPGSPLKGDANLLVFPTLDAANISLNLLKTMTDALHVGPILLGCAKSAHIVTPSVTSRGIVNISALAAVEANSDLA, translated from the coding sequence ATGGCTGATGGGGACACCTCCAAGGATACGCGATCCGCAAATGATGATTTTGATCAGAATGCTCTGTTTTATCATGAATTTCCAAAGCCCGGTAAGCTTGAAATAAGGGCTACTAAACCACTCGGCAATCAAAGAGATTTAGCGCTGGCCTATTCGCCCGGTGTGGCAGCGCCCTGTCTGGCTATCGAGCAGGATCCGGCACTGGCTTACAACTACACCGCAAGAGGCAATCTCGTTGGTGTCATTTCCAATGGAACGGCTGTTTTGGGCCTTGGAGCCATCGGTCCACTTGCCTCCAAACCGGTGATGGAAGGCAAGGCAGTTCTGTTCAAGAAGTTCGCCGGAATTGACGTGTTTGATATTGAAGTTGACGAAACCGGGGTTGACCAATTCGTTAATGTGGTGCGCGCGCTGGAGCCAACTTTTGGCGGAATAAACCTTGAAGATATCAAGGCGCCGGAGTGTTTTCAGATTGAACGTGCCTTGCGCGAGAAAATGAACATTCCGGTATTTCACGATGATCAACATGGCACGGCCATTATTGTCGGCGCCGCTGTGCTGAATGGAATGGAGCTTGCGGGCAAGAAACTCGATGAAATCAAGGTGGTTGCATCCGGTGCAGGAGCGGCGGCTCTGGCTTGCCTCAATATGCTGGTTTCGCTTGGCGTTCAAAGACAGAATATTTGGGTCACCGATATTGAAGGTGTTGTCTATGAGGGTCGTGAGACCCTGATGGATGAATGGAAAGGCGTCTTTGCGCAGAAGACTGACCTTCGCACATTACACGACGTGATTGAGGGAGCGGATGTCTTTCTTGGGCTGTCTGCAGGCCGTGTTCTGAAGCAGCCAATGGTAAAGCTTATGGCGGCCAAACCGCTGATTATGGCGCTTGCCAACCCCAATCCGGAAATCATGCCGGAAGATGCTCTGGAAGCACGCCCCGATGCAATGATCTGTACCGGTCGATCCGACTATTCCAATCAGGTCAATAATGTTCTGTGTTTCCCATATATTTTCAGGGGCGCGCTGGATGTCGGTGCGACGACCATAAATGAGGATATGAAACACGCGGCCGTGCGCGCGATCGCCGCATTGGCACGCGAAGAGCCAACCGAAGTTGTGGCTCAGGCCTATGGCGGCACCTCACACACATTTGGCCCGCAATATCTGATTCCGTCTCCATTTGATCAGCGTCTGATTATTCGCATTGCGCCAGCGGTCGCAAAAGCGGCCATGGAGTCGGGGGTTTCAACGCGGCCGATTGATGACATGCGGGCGTATAAGGATCGTCTGAGCCAGTTTGTTTTCAAATCGGGTTTGTTGATGAAGCCAATTTTTGCCGAGGCGCAAAAGAATCTGAGTCGGATTATCTTTGCTGATGGCGAAGATGAGCGCATTCTTCGGGCGGCACAGGTGCTTGTGGAAGATGCGATTGCAATTCCTATCCTGATCGGACGCCCCAGCGTTATGGATAGCCGTGCCGAGCGCTTCGGTCTGAGGTTCCGTCCGGGGCAGGACTGCGAGATCATCAACCCGGAAGATGATCCGCGCTATCGCGATTATGTTGATCTGTTTTTCTCCAAGGTTGGCCGTAAGGGTGTCAACAATGACGCGGCGCGCACGATTGTCCGTACCAATAACACCGTTATTGCCGCGCTTGCTCTTGAACGTGGTGACGTGGATGCAATGATTTGTGGTCTGGAAGGCCGTTATGACAAACATGTTCGAGATATTCGCAATATCATTGGCTTGAAGAAGGGGGCTCACGACTACTCAAGTCTCAGCCTTCTCATCAATGGCAGCGGTGGATACTTTCTGACAGACACCTATGTGACCGAAGATCCATCACCCGAAGAAATTGCCCAGATGACTATTTTGGCTGCTCATCATATCCGGCAGTTCGGTATCGATCCCAAGGCAGCGCTTTTGTCCCATTCCAATTTTGGATCACGGGATACAGCAACCGCCAAGAAGATGCGGGACGCGCTGACTGTTCTACGGGACCTGAATGTTGATTTTGAGGTTGATGGCGAGATGCATGGCGATGCAGCCCTGTCTACTGCAATGCGCGAGAAGGCAATGCCGGGAAGCCCGTTGAAGGGGGACGCCAATCTGCTTGTTTTCCCGACACTTGATGCTGCAAATATTTCACTTAACCTGCTGAAAACAATGACAGATGCACTTCATGTCGGCCCCATTCTTCTGGGCTGTGCGAAGTCAGCCCATATCGTCACACCTTCGGTAACATCACGCGGTATCGTCAACATATCTGCCCTGGCAGCCGTTGAAGCGAATTCCGATCTGGCATAG
- a CDS encoding EAL domain-containing protein has product MRFFKRIRQRLFISLAAVAIFAAIALFIYARTSASLQEKAQVNLNRELVAISEMLVSTFDQKITEVITKVEQSGLEKMDGCTPGFFGVSRFLVGSLDHVQDIGFISSDGTMQCSALRPSRPVEGFLHAWDLDTPAFTLAVLEDVQLERRPLVLIINKGLNQRFVVRFAPTILPASISSAPIRPYLSYDAMLASGDRWIFVQFANMRKTRVGSITRQAFDLRDLPERLSHSAQSEKFPIVMSVSADAEALLVLYDRLGNGVLSVGMSAGAVILALLLIIGWRSGRSVSDQATVFDDGEFLAYYQPVVDMGNGSILGCEVLLRFRTRDGRLIQPASFIAYAETTGVIMEVTRNLLSRVASELDQLSKDFGHLKIGINLTGKHFEDMVVVDEIQDAFGKSHTSFQQLVFELTERHPVQDFEMARMVISGIQELGASVALDDAGTGHGGFSYLQKLGLDVIKIDKMFVDSFGEDVTTMTIIDIIVELAKSLDMGIIAEGVENQEQVNSLRKLGISAAQGYFFSPPLPPEKYIQLVRESEAAEDKFALFETTRISPTMDLRPASNSTAEQEPGVLQLAKVS; this is encoded by the coding sequence TTGAGATTCTTTAAGCGCATTAGACAGCGGCTGTTTATCAGTCTCGCGGCTGTGGCTATTTTTGCTGCAATCGCGCTGTTTATCTATGCTCGAACGAGTGCAAGTCTGCAGGAAAAAGCTCAAGTAAACCTGAACCGCGAACTGGTGGCGATCAGCGAAATGCTTGTCTCTACATTTGACCAGAAAATCACCGAAGTCATAACCAAGGTCGAGCAATCAGGCCTTGAAAAAATGGATGGCTGTACCCCTGGTTTCTTTGGTGTCAGTCGCTTTCTTGTTGGCTCTCTGGATCATGTTCAGGACATCGGTTTCATTTCATCTGATGGCACCATGCAGTGCTCAGCGTTGCGGCCAAGTCGCCCAGTCGAAGGCTTTCTGCACGCATGGGACCTTGATACCCCCGCTTTCACGCTTGCTGTTCTGGAAGATGTTCAACTTGAGCGCAGGCCCCTGGTGCTGATCATCAACAAGGGATTGAATCAACGGTTTGTCGTCCGATTTGCCCCCACAATCTTACCTGCCTCCATCAGTTCAGCTCCCATCAGGCCATATCTTTCCTACGATGCAATGTTGGCGAGTGGCGATCGATGGATTTTTGTCCAATTTGCCAATATGCGCAAAACCCGCGTGGGGTCGATCACGCGACAGGCGTTCGACCTGCGTGATTTGCCAGAACGCCTCAGCCATTCAGCGCAATCTGAAAAATTTCCCATTGTGATGTCCGTGTCAGCTGATGCGGAAGCACTGTTGGTGCTTTATGATCGACTTGGAAATGGTGTGCTGTCTGTGGGCATGTCAGCTGGAGCCGTCATTCTCGCACTGTTGTTGATCATTGGCTGGCGTTCGGGACGATCAGTCTCCGATCAAGCCACAGTTTTCGATGACGGTGAGTTTCTTGCCTATTACCAACCTGTTGTCGATATGGGTAATGGCAGCATTTTGGGGTGTGAAGTTTTACTGCGTTTCAGGACCAGGGATGGCCGACTGATTCAACCTGCGTCCTTCATTGCTTATGCAGAAACGACGGGCGTGATCATGGAAGTTACGCGTAATCTGCTTTCACGGGTTGCTTCTGAGCTGGATCAGCTTTCAAAAGATTTTGGACATCTGAAAATTGGCATCAACCTGACTGGCAAACATTTTGAGGACATGGTGGTTGTCGATGAAATTCAGGACGCGTTTGGCAAAAGCCATACGTCTTTCCAGCAATTGGTCTTCGAACTGACAGAACGTCATCCGGTTCAGGATTTTGAGATGGCCAGAATGGTGATTTCGGGAATTCAGGAATTGGGTGCAAGTGTGGCGTTGGATGACGCCGGCACTGGCCATGGCGGGTTCTCCTATCTGCAGAAACTCGGGCTTGATGTGATCAAGATCGACAAAATGTTTGTCGATAGTTTTGGTGAAGACGTCACGACCATGACAATCATCGATATCATCGTTGAATTGGCCAAGAGTTTGGATATGGGAATTATCGCCGAAGGTGTCGAGAATCAGGAACAGGTGAACTCCTTGCGCAAACTCGGCATTTCAGCGGCACAGGGCTATTTCTTCTCGCCGCCGCTGCCACCTGAGAAATATATTCAACTGGTCAGGGAAAGCGAAGCTGCGGAAGACAAATTCGCCTTGTTCGAAACGACCCGGATTTCACCGACGATGGATCTGCGGCCTGCCAGCAATTCGACGGCTGAACAGGAGCCGGGAGTGCTCCAACTGGCTAAAGTTTCCTAG
- a CDS encoding EAL domain-containing protein encodes MPVFLVFLLHQTARDREINQIMERLRFDLNAQVEIVMDDAFTALDTYAFPAFGTCDGLSREIMRRLAYTSVYVKDLMVADGDNEVICNTSGSQQSIRRRAQSQDLADGIHKVEAVQIESEQIEAILISRALSENRILSALVLSNSLVAARSHKTLLQDGFVFLSLVDGTDVGRYPHSALSEPTARQLDDFTVLEGPLTSYPFELKVFVSNDRLSEPLTDSPFWVSVFGAVVFGTALCTGLCYMSFARPASLNSVELALRNRQFVASYQPIVNISTGEFIGCEALIRLRKPDGTLIEPNAFIQDAEGSGLAIEMTVLLMKRIRADLEELYGRNPSLKVGINLFSDHLNRPETVAEIERVFGPSQIRFEQLTFELTERLPVESSKMAKKVIAKIQSLGSQVALDDVGTGHNGLKYLMELGVDIIKIDKLFIDGVSDSGFSRTIVDALIKLAKEMNILVVAEGIERLDQVANLKELGVHMAQGYFYSKPLPPKAFVAFMEDALSKSGSNGKDGNQRRQVPQYLKLVSKHHPATS; translated from the coding sequence GTGCCCGTTTTTCTTGTTTTTTTGCTGCACCAAACCGCCCGTGATCGTGAAATCAATCAGATCATGGAACGCCTGCGGTTCGATTTGAATGCCCAGGTCGAAATTGTAATGGATGACGCCTTCACTGCTTTGGACACCTATGCATTCCCGGCATTTGGTACGTGCGATGGCCTGTCCAGAGAGATCATGCGTCGGCTCGCCTATACAAGTGTCTATGTCAAAGACCTGATGGTTGCAGACGGGGATAATGAAGTCATCTGCAATACGTCCGGCAGTCAGCAATCCATTCGCAGGCGAGCCCAATCGCAAGATCTTGCAGACGGCATTCACAAGGTCGAAGCCGTGCAAATCGAATCGGAACAGATCGAAGCTATCCTGATTTCACGCGCATTGAGTGAGAACCGAATCTTGTCTGCGCTCGTACTTTCCAATTCTCTGGTTGCCGCGCGCAGCCATAAAACCCTTTTGCAGGATGGGTTTGTGTTTTTGTCGCTGGTGGATGGCACCGATGTTGGGCGCTACCCACATTCGGCTCTTTCCGAACCGACCGCGCGGCAACTCGATGATTTCACGGTTCTGGAGGGGCCGCTTACCAGTTATCCGTTCGAATTGAAGGTCTTTGTGTCCAATGACCGATTGTCAGAACCATTGACTGACAGCCCTTTCTGGGTTTCCGTTTTTGGCGCTGTGGTATTTGGCACTGCGCTATGTACCGGGCTTTGTTACATGAGCTTTGCGCGGCCAGCCTCACTCAATTCGGTCGAGTTAGCTCTCAGAAACCGACAATTTGTGGCCAGTTATCAGCCAATAGTAAACATCAGCACCGGAGAATTTATCGGCTGCGAGGCCTTGATCAGGCTGCGAAAGCCTGATGGAACTTTGATTGAGCCAAATGCCTTTATCCAGGATGCCGAGGGATCGGGCCTTGCCATTGAAATGACAGTGCTTCTGATGAAACGCATTCGCGCAGATTTGGAAGAGCTTTATGGTCGCAATCCATCACTGAAAGTCGGCATCAATCTGTTCAGTGATCATCTGAACCGGCCTGAAACTGTTGCAGAAATTGAACGGGTCTTTGGGCCGTCCCAAATTAGGTTCGAGCAACTGACCTTCGAGTTAACGGAGCGTCTGCCGGTGGAATCATCTAAAATGGCCAAGAAAGTTATTGCAAAGATTCAATCGCTTGGCTCCCAGGTTGCGTTGGATGATGTCGGTACTGGCCATAATGGATTGAAATATCTGATGGAACTGGGTGTGGATATCATCAAGATCGATAAGCTGTTTATTGATGGCGTGTCAGATTCAGGATTTTCCAGAACCATCGTGGACGCGCTTATAAAGCTTGCCAAGGAAATGAATATTCTGGTCGTTGCCGAAGGCATTGAACGTCTGGATCAGGTCGCCAATTTGAAAGAACTCGGTGTTCATATGGCACAAGGCTATTTCTACTCAAAACCGTTGCCACCTAAAGCTTTTGTGGCGTTTATGGAAGATGCACTGTCGAAGTCTGGGTCAAACGGCAAGGACGGTAATCAGCGCCGTCAGGTTCCCCAGTACCTGAAACTTGTCAGTAAACACCATCCTGCCACTAGCTAG